The genomic region CGAGGCGGTGCTCGACGACCTCCCCGTCGCGGCCGTGAAGACCGGCATGCTCGCCACCGTCGGGATTGTGCGGGCCGTCGCCGATCTCGCCGCCGCCGGCGGCTGCCCCGGTTGGTCGTCGATCCGGTGATCGTCGCCTCCAGCGGCGACCGGCTCCTGGAAGCGCAGGCCGAGCGGCTCTACCTGGACGCGCTCCTGCCGCACGCGGCAGTGCTCACCCCCAACCTCCGCGAGGCCGAGGTCCTGCTCGACGCCCCGATCCGCACGCTCGCCGACCAGCGGGAGGCCGCCCGGGCGCTCGGCGCACTTGTGGCCGCCACCGTGGTGGTCAAGGGCGGCCACGCAGTCGCCGACGTCGCCGGCGAGGCGGTCGACGTCGTGTGGGACGGCGATCGGGCCC from Blastococcus colisei harbors:
- a CDS encoding PfkB family carbohydrate kinase, giving the protein MIVASSGDRLLEAQAERLYLDALLPHAAVLTPNLREAEVLLDAPIRTLADQREAARALGALVAATVVVKGGHAVADVAGEAVDVVWDGDRA